In Mucilaginibacter celer, one DNA window encodes the following:
- a CDS encoding MutS-related protein, with the protein MEQTIITDYTQRAAAAAAEASKYKKLANTYSLFRLCVFLMVGVSIAIAIHFDDFSIIAVACVLLVLAFAWLVARQSRFEKQKQYYDDLQRINENEIASIQTHANIYLDGARYADEKHFYTSDLDIYGKASLYQLINRSATTPGSDKLAAWLNAPADKNTALQRQEAVKEIAAKNSWKLDLQTRLVFAVKQDTDQLKNLFKYLRIPLNMPGEKWLSSYAKIAPYLFTALLIAACFYGPAKPAAIAVGLFNMGMVFSKAAYIRKADLIAGKIGSTLTNYAEAFQCIEEQQWQAAYNNALAQQLKTNKTSAKIKELAELINKLNYHLNLIVGFALNLFFLWDIRQIIAIENWKRQNQESLETAFDVIAEFEALMSLSSLAVNYPDWCFPVIDDREGYTLSAKAIAHPLINPAKRIENDYDLENTFKVDIITGSNMAGKSTFLRTIGINTVLALSGAPVCAQSMQVSVITIISYMRIKDSLNESTSTFKAELDRLQMLLTAVQNHPKIFFLIDEMLRGTNSVDKYLGSKAVIEQLISKKAVGMVATHDLQIAQLETKYPDYVRNFYFDIQVVNGEMLFDYKIKHGECKTFNASLLLKQIGIEVNHDA; encoded by the coding sequence ATGGAACAAACTATTATAACCGACTATACCCAACGAGCCGCCGCAGCAGCTGCCGAAGCCTCCAAATATAAAAAACTGGCCAATACCTATTCCCTGTTTCGCCTCTGCGTTTTTTTAATGGTTGGGGTGAGCATCGCCATCGCCATACATTTTGATGACTTCAGCATTATAGCTGTAGCCTGTGTTTTGCTGGTGCTTGCTTTTGCCTGGCTGGTGGCCCGTCAAAGCCGTTTCGAAAAACAAAAACAATACTATGATGACCTGCAGCGCATAAACGAAAACGAGATCGCCAGTATCCAAACCCACGCTAATATTTACTTAGATGGAGCCCGCTACGCGGATGAAAAACATTTTTACACTTCCGATCTCGATATTTACGGCAAAGCCTCCCTCTATCAGCTCATTAACCGTTCAGCCACCACACCCGGCAGCGATAAACTGGCGGCATGGCTCAATGCTCCGGCTGATAAAAACACAGCGCTGCAGCGCCAGGAAGCAGTAAAAGAGATAGCCGCCAAAAACAGCTGGAAACTTGATCTGCAAACACGCCTGGTATTCGCCGTAAAACAGGATACCGATCAGCTTAAAAACCTGTTTAAATACCTGCGTATCCCTTTGAATATGCCGGGCGAAAAATGGCTAAGCAGTTATGCCAAAATTGCCCCTTACCTGTTTACTGCCTTGTTGATAGCAGCCTGTTTTTATGGCCCTGCGAAACCGGCTGCAATTGCGGTGGGGCTTTTCAATATGGGGATGGTATTTTCAAAGGCTGCCTACATTCGCAAAGCCGATCTGATCGCCGGAAAAATAGGCAGTACATTAACCAATTACGCCGAAGCCTTTCAATGTATTGAAGAGCAACAATGGCAGGCTGCCTACAACAACGCATTGGCACAGCAGCTCAAAACCAATAAAACATCAGCCAAAATAAAAGAACTGGCCGAGCTGATCAACAAGCTCAACTATCACCTTAACCTTATTGTTGGCTTTGCCCTCAACCTGTTTTTTTTGTGGGATATCCGCCAGATCATCGCCATCGAAAACTGGAAACGCCAAAACCAGGAAAGCCTTGAAACCGCTTTTGACGTGATTGCTGAATTTGAAGCTTTGATGAGCTTAAGCAGCCTCGCGGTTAATTACCCCGACTGGTGTTTCCCGGTTATTGACGATCGCGAAGGTTATACCTTGAGCGCTAAAGCTATTGCCCACCCGCTCATCAATCCCGCCAAACGCATAGAAAATGATTATGACCTGGAGAATACCTTTAAGGTAGATATCATCACCGGATCCAACATGGCCGGCAAAAGCACATTCTTACGTACAATCGGTATCAACACCGTATTAGCCCTGAGCGGTGCGCCGGTTTGCGCGCAAAGCATGCAGGTGTCGGTAATCACCATTATCAGCTATATGCGTATTAAGGATTCACTGAACGAAAGCACATCAACCTTTAAAGCGGAGCTCGATAGGTTGCAGATGCTGCTTACCGCGGTTCAAAATCACCCTAAAATATTTTTCCTGATTGATGAAATGCTGCGTGGCACCAACTCGGTTGATAAATACCTCGGCTCAAAAGCGGTGATCGAGCAGTTAATCAGCAAAAAAGCCGTAGGTATGGTGGCCACGCATGATTTGCAGATAGCGCAGCTTGAAACCAAATACCCTGATTACGTACGCAATTTTTACTTCGATATCCAGGTAGTGAACGGCGAAATGTTGTTTGATTATAAGATTAAGCATGGGGAGTGTAAAACATTTAATGCTTCGCTGTTATTGAAGCAGATTG